The Eubacteriaceae bacterium Marseille-Q4139 genome has a window encoding:
- a CDS encoding IS3 family transposase, producing MEASRNKFEIIHETINKSTNRLSITMLCDIAGVSRSGYYNWVKSERSRLEKEEEDRKDFEIILKAYTHRGYDKGAQGIYMRLLHMEPPVVMNVKKIRRLMKKYGLICNIRKANPYRRMAKAIRTNHVAADLVQRKFESYGPRSVLLTDITYIPFNGKFCYLSTILDAFTKQILSYVLSETLEVDFVLETVNLMVEKHGVSLTTETIIHSDQGCHCTSCSFIQLVKDKGLRQSMSRRGNCWDNAPQESFFGRMKDHIKDKIEKCTQYPEVRRVIDDWMDYYNNERYQWKLAKLSPNEYYEYIKTGIYPLKGYIPSVNIGEEGRK from the coding sequence ATGGAGGCATCAAGGAATAAGTTTGAAATCATCCATGAAACGATAAATAAATCAACGAATAGATTATCTATAACAATGCTCTGTGATATAGCAGGGGTATCCAGGTCTGGATACTATAATTGGGTAAAATCAGAAAGGAGCCGGTTGGAAAAAGAGGAAGAAGACCGAAAGGATTTTGAGATCATACTAAAAGCTTATACACATCGGGGATATGACAAGGGCGCACAGGGAATCTATATGAGACTGCTTCATATGGAGCCGCCGGTTGTCATGAATGTCAAGAAGATCCGACGCCTCATGAAAAAGTACGGGCTTATCTGCAACATAAGAAAAGCGAATCCTTACAGAAGGATGGCAAAGGCGATCAGAACCAATCATGTGGCAGCAGATCTGGTACAGAGGAAGTTTGAATCTTATGGACCAAGAAGCGTGCTGTTGACAGATATCACGTATATTCCGTTTAATGGAAAATTTTGCTATCTATCAACTATCTTAGATGCATTTACAAAACAGATACTGTCTTATGTATTGAGCGAAACACTGGAAGTAGATTTTGTGCTTGAGACAGTAAACTTGATGGTAGAAAAGCACGGAGTTTCCCTGACAACAGAAACAATCATCCATAGTGATCAGGGATGTCATTGTACAAGCTGCAGTTTTATTCAGCTTGTAAAAGATAAAGGTCTGAGACAGTCTATGTCCCGAAGAGGGAATTGCTGGGATAATGCACCCCAGGAAAGTTTCTTTGGCAGGATGAAAGACCATATAAAAGATAAGATAGAAAAATGTACACAGTATCCAGAAGTAAGACGGGTCATAGACGATTGGATGGATTACTATAATAATGAGAGATACCAATGGAAATTAGCGAAACTATCGCCAAATGAATATTACGAATACATAAAGACAGGAATATATCCGCTGAAGGGATACATCCCTTCGGTAAATATAGGTGAAGAAGGAAGAAAGTAA
- a CDS encoding MerR family transcriptional regulator — protein sequence MSETHYLISDASKKVDVESHVLRYWEEELEMNIPRNEMGHRYYTDFHIRLFKQIKDLKEKGYQLKAIKAALAKSLETDGEVVVPTDVLEEDVVAVLKECTEKEAAELEKMDDKELTAMMAEEKAEQFKRLMSEMIGQAIEENNEKLSQDISRMVNDKVLKELDYLMRVADERDEERFRQLDETIRLYQKESKGRAEAAASKVPFFPLHFNRKKKFGRNGNKL from the coding sequence ATGTCAGAAACACACTACCTGATTTCGGACGCCTCGAAAAAGGTTGATGTTGAATCTCATGTTCTCAGGTACTGGGAAGAAGAGCTGGAAATGAACATACCGCGAAACGAGATGGGACACCGGTATTATACGGATTTCCATATCCGTCTTTTTAAACAGATCAAAGACCTGAAGGAAAAAGGATATCAGCTGAAGGCGATCAAAGCGGCGTTAGCCAAATCCCTGGAGACGGACGGGGAAGTGGTGGTGCCGACCGATGTATTGGAGGAGGATGTTGTGGCTGTGCTTAAGGAGTGTACGGAAAAAGAAGCGGCAGAGCTTGAGAAGATGGACGACAAGGAGCTGACCGCCATGATGGCGGAGGAAAAAGCGGAACAGTTCAAACGCCTGATGAGCGAGATGATTGGACAGGCCATCGAGGAAAACAACGAAAAGCTGAGCCAGGATATCAGCAGGATGGTAAACGATAAGGTTTTAAAAGAGCTGGATTATCTGATGCGGGTCGCGGATGAGCGGGACGAGGAGCGGTTCCGCCAGCTCGATGAGACGATCCGGCTTTACCAGAAGGAGAGCAAAGGGCGGGCCGAGGCTGCGGCCTCCAAAGTCCCGTTTTTCCCGCTCCATTTCAACAGAAAGAAAAAGTTCGGGAGAAACGGGAACAAGCTTTAA
- a CDS encoding sirohydrochlorin cobaltochelatase, whose amino-acid sequence MEYQKKKAILVVSFGTSVNETRARTLDAIEDSVRDAYPDFQVYRAWTSPRIRTLIYERDHVKIDSVPEAMEQMAQDGIRDVIVQPTHMLNGIQNDGMKDDAMKFSGAFSSLRFGSPLLTSAEDGDAVLEAILSEFHDLFNEEMLVLMGHGTAHCANSVYGDLNRRFKDLGHPNIFLGTVDASPDIGELLALAAARRPRRILLAPFLIVSGSHVLEDMAGANQDSWRSRFSAAGYEVKCVLKGLGEYPAIRRIFLRHIAEAV is encoded by the coding sequence CTGGAATATCAAAAGAAAAAAGCGATCCTCGTCGTAAGCTTCGGCACCAGCGTAAATGAGACGAGAGCCCGGACCCTGGATGCCATCGAAGACTCTGTCCGGGATGCCTACCCTGATTTTCAGGTTTACCGCGCCTGGACGAGCCCCAGGATCCGCACCCTGATTTACGAGCGCGACCATGTAAAAATCGACAGCGTCCCCGAGGCCATGGAACAGATGGCGCAGGATGGGATCCGCGATGTTATCGTCCAGCCGACCCATATGTTAAACGGGATCCAAAACGATGGGATGAAGGACGATGCCATGAAATTTTCCGGCGCCTTTTCCTCTCTTCGCTTCGGCTCGCCGCTCCTCACATCAGCCGAAGACGGCGACGCCGTCCTGGAGGCGATTCTGTCAGAATTTCATGACCTCTTCAATGAGGAGATGCTTGTCCTCATGGGACATGGGACGGCACACTGCGCCAATTCTGTCTACGGAGACCTGAACCGCCGTTTTAAAGACCTGGGCCACCCCAATATTTTTCTTGGAACGGTGGACGCCAGCCCGGACATCGGGGAGCTTCTTGCTCTTGCGGCCGCCCGCAGGCCGCGGCGCATTCTCCTGGCCCCATTTTTAATCGTTTCCGGAAGCCACGTCCTGGAGGACATGGCCGGAGCAAATCAGGACTCCTGGCGCTCCCGGTTTTCAGCAGCCGGATATGAGGTAAAATGCGTCTTAAAAGGCCTTGGCGAGTATCCTGCCATCCGTCGGATTTTTTTAAGGCATATTGCAGAGGCGGTCTGA
- a CDS encoding 4Fe-4S binding protein → MAYVINDTCVSCGSCAGECPVNAISQGDGKYDIDADACISCGTCAGVCPTGAISEG, encoded by the coding sequence ATGGCATATGTAATTAACGATACCTGTGTAAGCTGCGGTTCCTGCGCCGGCGAATGTCCGGTAAACGCAATCTCCCAGGGAGACGGCAAGTACGACATCGACGCTGATGCTTGCATCAGCTGCGGAACATGTGCAGGTGTCTGTCCGACAGGCGCAATCAGCGAGGGCTGA
- a CDS encoding DUF1858 domain-containing protein, whose protein sequence is MQVNKDMLIGELLQIDINIAQLLMGAGMHCVGCPSSQGETLEEACMVHGISVDKLVAVINEYLEKKDA, encoded by the coding sequence ATGCAGGTTAATAAAGATATGCTGATTGGGGAACTTCTCCAGATCGACATCAACATTGCACAGCTTCTGATGGGAGCCGGCATGCATTGTGTTGGATGCCCGTCTTCTCAGGGCGAGACGCTGGAAGAGGCATGTATGGTACATGGAATCAGCGTGGACAAGCTGGTAGCCGTGATCAACGAGTACCTGGAAAAGAAGGACGCGTAA
- a CDS encoding adaptor protein MecA — translation MKIERISENQIRCTLSNYDLNARNLNLSELAYGSEKARNLFREMIQKASNEVGFEAEDIPLMVEAIPLANESVMLIITKIEDPEELDTRFSKFSPSDDEEDSPWSSLASEFLEGADGLLNLLDDAAAKAGQKAAAPAADETAGPREKALQSMRVYVFDSLDAVCAAAGETGKNYTGRNVLYKNPASGKYYLVLRKEGTDEIAFSRTCNTLSEYGKRVRHDAATEAYYAEHYEIIVKKDALQALCRL, via the coding sequence ATGAAAATAGAACGTATCAGCGAGAACCAGATCCGCTGTACCCTGAGCAATTATGACCTGAATGCCAGGAACCTCAATTTAAGCGAGCTGGCGTATGGAAGCGAAAAAGCGAGAAACCTGTTCCGCGAAATGATACAGAAAGCCTCCAATGAAGTGGGCTTCGAGGCAGAGGACATCCCCTTAATGGTGGAGGCCATTCCTCTCGCAAACGAAAGCGTCATGCTGATTATCACAAAAATTGAAGACCCGGAGGAGCTGGACACCAGATTTTCCAAGTTCTCCCCCTCCGACGACGAGGAGGACAGCCCCTGGTCCTCGCTGGCAAGCGAATTCCTGGAGGGAGCCGACGGCCTGTTGAACCTTCTCGATGACGCGGCCGCCAAGGCCGGCCAGAAGGCAGCCGCCCCTGCCGCAGACGAAACGGCCGGGCCGCGGGAAAAGGCGCTCCAGTCCATGCGCGTCTATGTTTTCGACTCCCTTGATGCCGTCTGTGCGGCCGCCGGGGAAACCGGAAAAAATTACACCGGCAGGAATGTCCTCTATAAAAACCCGGCGAGCGGCAAATATTACCTGGTTTTAAGGAAAGAAGGCACTGACGAAATCGCCTTCAGCCGTACCTGCAACACCTTATCCGAATACGGAAAGCGTGTTCGCCATGACGCGGCCACCGAGGCCTATTACGCCGAGCATTATGAGATTATTGTAAAAAAAGACGCTCTCCAGGCGCTTTGCAGACTGTAA
- a CDS encoding serine/threonine protein kinase: protein MCRKLGSGRSGTVYLAFHLELEEYRAIKVVPKAVSGYETFRKEALFLKELRHPGIPIVYDVEEDEDNSYLIEEYLEGESLYALVKRLGGLSVKMAVDFSIQLCRLIQFMYSANNPILHLDLQPKNLFVCGKTVRLTDFDHACHASDAGTFGRRYGTIGFAAPEQYEGGPLDGRTDIYAVGALLYYMCMGQPPGKEPDLAKLPSSRGLRRVVCGCMAAGKEMRYPSAQALLEALLELQAEVSEDAVQSQIIAVAGVKRGIGTTHTAVGLSDFLTRNGYPALYQESHESDAARNFAKNRNAKPDKNGIIRTGNVYIRPSYGKSVQMSYPYFPVIVKDFGTAWKEAGRELSGGGLFLLVCGGKWWEIDGTVHAARELSSFCRPILLFNHMDAGFRLSLPEDIGFLPVYYLPFFPNPIAAGRADACFREILTLETGDGNTWERLKRVRKRRGRFRGFLESPASGKASGPRIFP from the coding sequence TTGTGCAGAAAACTGGGAAGCGGGCGGTCAGGAACCGTGTATCTGGCGTTCCATCTGGAGCTGGAGGAATACAGGGCCATCAAGGTGGTGCCCAAAGCGGTTTCCGGCTACGAAACTTTCCGAAAAGAGGCCCTGTTTCTAAAGGAACTCCGGCATCCCGGAATTCCAATCGTGTACGACGTCGAAGAGGACGAAGACAACAGTTATCTGATTGAAGAATATCTTGAAGGCGAATCTTTATACGCCCTGGTGAAGCGCCTGGGCGGCCTGTCAGTGAAAATGGCAGTGGATTTCTCGATCCAGCTCTGCCGTCTCATTCAGTTCATGTATTCAGCAAATAACCCCATCCTGCATCTTGACCTGCAGCCGAAGAATCTTTTTGTGTGCGGAAAAACCGTGAGGCTTACGGATTTCGACCATGCATGCCATGCTTCGGACGCGGGCACCTTTGGGAGACGTTATGGGACGATTGGTTTCGCGGCGCCGGAACAGTACGAAGGCGGCCCGTTGGACGGACGTACCGATATCTATGCGGTCGGAGCCCTTCTTTACTATATGTGTATGGGGCAGCCGCCGGGAAAGGAGCCGGACCTTGCGAAGCTTCCTTCGTCACGGGGCTTGAGGCGCGTTGTCTGCGGCTGTATGGCTGCCGGCAAAGAAATGCGCTATCCGTCTGCACAGGCGCTTTTAGAGGCGCTTTTGGAGCTTCAGGCAGAGGTGTCAGAGGATGCAGTTCAGTCTCAAATCATTGCGGTTGCCGGTGTGAAGCGTGGAATCGGTACCACCCACACGGCAGTCGGTCTGTCAGATTTCTTGACCCGAAACGGGTATCCGGCTCTGTATCAGGAATCCCATGAATCGGATGCGGCCAGGAACTTTGCGAAAAACAGGAACGCAAAGCCTGATAAAAACGGCATCATCCGCACGGGAAACGTGTACATCCGCCCATCTTATGGAAAATCAGTTCAAATGTCATATCCATATTTTCCGGTGATCGTAAAAGACTTCGGCACGGCATGGAAAGAGGCCGGCAGGGAACTGTCCGGCGGCGGTCTTTTCCTGTTGGTATGCGGCGGAAAATGGTGGGAAATTGACGGCACCGTCCATGCGGCCAGGGAGCTTTCTTCCTTTTGCAGGCCCATCCTGCTGTTTAATCATATGGACGCGGGCTTTCGTCTCTCCCTCCCGGAGGATATCGGCTTTCTGCCGGTTTATTATCTTCCGTTCTTTCCGAACCCCATAGCAGCAGGCCGTGCGGATGCCTGTTTTCGGGAGATTCTGACCTTGGAAACGGGAGATGGGAATACATGGGAAAGGTTAAAGCGCGTCCGGAAAAGGCGGGGGCGGTTCCGCGGATTTTTGGAATCGCCGGCGTCGGGGAAGGCGTCGGGGCCACGCATTTTTCCGTGA
- a CDS encoding SH3 domain-containing protein, translated as MKKIIPVFIALGLILVILLGVFGFQVLKKYIPSNDPSDLNAYYGVSGDETAVLYEDGLQEVKGIWRNGQTYLPLTWVNEKLNKRFYWDSTESLLVYALPDQIVYADANTMGSTGNPLLLEEEGEVYLALGLIANYTNVQISSYDSGDVKRVFLNEWGTRQVAQVKKNGKVREQGGIKSPVVTEAAKGTEVTVLEAMEEWSRVETPDGHVGYIQNKVLEPAESREFSGNFAEPVYEGTSLPEKVTLVWHQVTTMEANNGLESLIENTKGVNVVSPTWFALLDNEGNYRSLASRSYVDKAHEMGLQVWALLDNFSDDVNSEILLASTTKRRKLINSLMDDVEQYDLDGLNMDFEGLKPEAGVHYVQFLRELSIACREKGIVLSVDNYVPASYNDFYDREEQGIVADYVIIMGYDEHYAGGEAGSVASLDYVRGGIERTLNDVPKEKVINAVPFYTRLWTETESGWKSTALGIAKAKEWIEENQVELYWQEELGQYYGEFQSDEGMQFIWMEEEDSLEKKMELIRQYDLAGVACWKLGLEDEAAWDSIRWEETGTENE; from the coding sequence ATGAAAAAAATAATTCCTGTTTTTATCGCCCTCGGGCTGATTCTGGTGATTCTTCTGGGAGTTTTTGGCTTCCAGGTACTGAAAAAATACATACCGTCAAACGATCCGTCGGATTTGAATGCTTATTACGGCGTTTCCGGGGATGAGACGGCTGTGCTCTATGAGGATGGGCTCCAGGAGGTAAAAGGCATCTGGAGGAACGGCCAGACGTACCTGCCGCTCACCTGGGTCAATGAAAAGCTGAATAAGAGATTTTACTGGGACAGTACGGAAAGCCTTCTTGTCTATGCGCTGCCGGATCAGATTGTGTATGCGGATGCCAATACCATGGGCTCCACCGGGAATCCCCTGCTTTTAGAAGAAGAGGGGGAGGTTTATCTGGCCCTCGGCCTGATTGCAAACTATACGAATGTGCAGATTTCGTCCTATGATTCCGGAGATGTGAAGCGCGTCTTCCTCAACGAATGGGGGACGAGGCAGGTGGCCCAGGTGAAGAAAAACGGGAAAGTCCGGGAGCAGGGCGGAATCAAGAGCCCCGTCGTAACCGAGGCCGCCAAGGGGACGGAGGTCACGGTTTTAGAGGCCATGGAAGAGTGGTCGCGGGTGGAAACGCCGGACGGCCATGTGGGCTATATTCAGAATAAAGTCCTGGAGCCGGCGGAAAGCCGGGAGTTTTCCGGGAATTTTGCGGAACCGGTCTATGAGGGCACCAGCCTTCCGGAGAAGGTGACGCTTGTCTGGCACCAGGTCACAACCATGGAGGCCAACAATGGGCTGGAAAGCCTCATTGAAAATACGAAGGGAGTCAACGTCGTTTCCCCAACCTGGTTTGCCCTTTTGGACAACGAGGGAAATTACCGCTCTCTTGCCAGCCGGTCTTACGTGGACAAGGCTCATGAAATGGGGCTTCAGGTTTGGGCGCTTCTCGACAACTTCAGCGACGACGTCAATTCGGAGATTCTCCTGGCGTCCACCACAAAGCGGCGGAAGCTGATCAACAGCCTGATGGACGATGTGGAACAATATGATCTGGACGGCCTGAACATGGATTTTGAGGGACTTAAGCCGGAGGCTGGCGTCCACTATGTCCAGTTTTTGCGGGAGCTTTCCATCGCCTGCCGGGAAAAGGGGATTGTGCTGTCCGTGGACAACTATGTGCCGGCCAGCTACAATGATTTTTATGACAGGGAAGAACAGGGGATCGTCGCAGATTACGTGATTATCATGGGCTACGACGAGCACTACGCCGGCGGGGAAGCCGGTTCTGTGGCATCTCTGGACTATGTGCGCGGCGGCATTGAGCGGACGCTTAACGATGTGCCGAAGGAGAAGGTCATCAACGCCGTGCCATTTTACACGAGGCTCTGGACGGAGACGGAATCCGGCTGGAAATCCACGGCCCTCGGCATCGCAAAGGCGAAGGAATGGATTGAAGAGAACCAGGTGGAGCTCTACTGGCAGGAAGAACTGGGACAGTATTACGGCGAGTTCCAGAGCGATGAGGGCATGCAGTTTATCTGGATGGAAGAAGAAGACTCCCTGGAAAAGAAAATGGAGCTGATCCGCCAGTATGACCTGGCCGGGGTGGCCTGCTGGAAGCTGGGGCTTGAGGACGAGGCCGCCTGGGATTCGATCCGGTGGGAAGAGACAGGAACAGAAAACGAGTAA
- a CDS encoding N-acetylmuramoyl-L-alanine amidase: MGLLLIAMVFLAVQYGGVEVLSGEAAGMTERPTVVIDAGHGGSDPGKVGVDGSLEKDINLEIALRLKKYLEQSDVRVIMTREEDAALSDAGAQKKKMSDMQNRCAIANESGADLAVSIHQNSYHEEEVCGGQVFYYQDSPKGKELAEILQERFDYVLGEANRRLAKPNGNYYLLLHVRCPIVIVECGFLSNWKEASLLNQAEYQDRLAWTIHMGIMEYLNRS, from the coding sequence ATGGGCCTGCTTCTCATTGCCATGGTTTTCCTTGCCGTGCAGTATGGGGGTGTCGAAGTCCTTTCCGGGGAGGCGGCAGGCATGACGGAGCGGCCGACGGTTGTGATTGACGCCGGGCACGGCGGGAGCGATCCGGGGAAGGTCGGCGTGGACGGGAGCCTGGAAAAGGACATCAATCTGGAGATTGCCCTGCGCCTTAAGAAATATCTGGAGCAGTCGGATGTGCGCGTGATTATGACACGGGAGGAGGACGCGGCGCTTTCGGACGCCGGAGCGCAGAAAAAGAAGATGTCCGATATGCAGAACAGGTGTGCCATCGCCAATGAGAGCGGCGCAGACCTGGCGGTCAGCATCCATCAGAACAGCTACCACGAGGAGGAGGTCTGCGGCGGCCAGGTCTTTTATTATCAGGATTCTCCGAAGGGGAAAGAGCTGGCAGAAATCCTTCAGGAACGGTTTGACTATGTGCTTGGGGAGGCGAACCGCCGGCTGGCGAAGCCCAACGGGAATTATTATCTGCTGCTCCATGTGAGGTGCCCGATTGTAATCGTGGAGTGCGGCTTTTTAAGCAACTGGAAGGAGGCCTCGCTTTTAAACCAGGCGGAATACCAGGATCGCCTGGCCTGGACGATCCATATGGGGATCATGGAGTATCTGAACCGGAGCTGA
- a CDS encoding DMT family transporter — translation MKKYIPLLANLLAQFLFGMAYFFIKMGMAVVDQDTVKFLSFRFTLGFLVMTGILLLGIKKVNYKKGFVGLIFLCGLFNPAISQILETTSTSYAPTSQIAMYNSMLPIVMLVFSALINKEYPTRRQLMFVLVCVAGVFVANLVDPGSTGMTAIGLALIVGTNMAVAVNRVLVRRASAIFTSFEIIYITTGMGALLFNVISVGKSAAAGSLGSYFDGLLCPEFGISVLYMGIASCVVAFLCMTYASANLPFAVYASTCTMSTVVAIVSGVFLLHEVFRPVQAAGTAIILAGIVGISMSYDKKDGEANKFHLKESR, via the coding sequence ATGAAAAAGTACATCCCTCTGCTTGCCAACCTTCTCGCACAGTTCCTTTTCGGCATGGCTTATTTTTTTATCAAAATGGGCATGGCCGTTGTCGATCAGGATACGGTTAAATTCCTTTCCTTCCGCTTCACCCTGGGCTTTCTCGTCATGACGGGAATCCTGCTTCTTGGAATCAAGAAGGTCAACTATAAAAAAGGCTTTGTGGGCCTGATTTTCCTCTGCGGCCTGTTTAACCCGGCCATCAGCCAGATTTTAGAGACGACGTCCACGTCCTACGCGCCCACGTCGCAGATTGCCATGTACAACAGCATGCTGCCCATTGTGATGCTGGTGTTTTCTGCCCTGATCAATAAAGAATACCCGACGAGGCGCCAGCTTATGTTCGTGCTGGTCTGCGTGGCCGGCGTGTTCGTGGCGAATCTTGTGGATCCCGGCAGCACCGGCATGACGGCCATCGGCCTGGCACTGATCGTCGGCACCAACATGGCGGTGGCAGTCAACCGCGTCCTGGTGCGCCGTGCATCGGCCATTTTTACGTCCTTTGAAATCATCTACATTACGACCGGCATGGGCGCGCTGCTGTTCAACGTCATCTCCGTCGGAAAGAGTGCGGCGGCCGGAAGCCTGGGAAGCTATTTCGACGGGCTTCTCTGCCCGGAATTCGGCATTTCCGTCCTCTACATGGGGATTGCCTCCTGCGTCGTGGCCTTCCTCTGCATGACCTACGCATCGGCGAACCTGCCATTTGCGGTTTACGCCTCCACCTGCACCATGAGCACGGTGGTTGCCATTGTGTCCGGCGTGTTCCTGCTCCATGAGGTGTTCCGCCCGGTTCAGGCGGCCGGCACAGCCATCATCCTGGCGGGAATCGTCGGAATCAGCATGTCCTACGACAAAAAAGATGGAGAGGCAAATAAATTCCATTTAAAAGAGAGCAGGTAG
- a CDS encoding ATP-binding cassette domain-containing protein, producing MKQNEIILEARHLKKYFKTGRKLLRAVDDVSFFIRKGETLGLVGESGCGKTTCGRTCIGIYERTDGEVLYKGKDIHALKGKEKKDFTKEVQIIFQDPYSSLDPKMKVGEIIAEGLRAHKLCPDKASQEKKVRELLETVGLNAEHATRYVHEFSGGQRQRIGIARALAVEPELIVCDEPISALDVSIQAQIVNLLIRLQKEKGLTYLFIAHDLSMVKHISDRVCVMYLGTIAEITTSAALYAKPLHPYTQALLSAIPIPDPDLEETDRRIRLKGETPNPLDPPAGCRFCSRCMYAEDICRRERPALREVEPDHYVACHKVEKDGSL from the coding sequence ATGAAGCAAAATGAAATCATTCTGGAAGCCAGGCATCTGAAAAAATATTTTAAGACGGGAAGGAAGCTTCTCAGGGCCGTGGACGATGTGTCCTTTTTCATCCGCAAAGGCGAGACCCTTGGCCTGGTGGGCGAATCCGGCTGCGGGAAAACCACATGCGGGCGCACCTGCATCGGGATTTATGAGCGCACCGACGGGGAAGTCCTTTATAAAGGAAAAGACATCCATGCCCTGAAAGGAAAAGAGAAGAAAGACTTCACAAAGGAAGTGCAGATTATTTTCCAGGATCCCTATTCTTCCCTGGATCCGAAAATGAAGGTCGGTGAAATCATCGCAGAGGGGCTTCGTGCCCACAAGCTCTGCCCGGATAAGGCCAGCCAGGAGAAAAAAGTCCGGGAGCTTTTAGAGACCGTCGGGCTCAACGCCGAGCACGCGACGCGGTATGTCCACGAGTTTTCCGGCGGCCAGAGACAGCGGATCGGCATCGCCCGCGCCCTGGCGGTGGAGCCGGAGCTCATCGTCTGTGACGAGCCCATCTCCGCCCTGGACGTGTCCATCCAGGCGCAGATTGTGAACCTGCTGATCCGTCTCCAGAAAGAAAAGGGGCTCACCTACCTCTTTATCGCCCACGATCTTTCCATGGTAAAGCATATTTCCGACCGGGTCTGCGTCATGTACCTGGGCACCATCGCGGAGATCACCACCTCCGCCGCCCTCTATGCAAAGCCGCTGCACCCGTACACCCAGGCGCTCTTATCGGCGATCCCCATCCCGGATCCCGATCTTGAAGAAACCGACCGCAGGATCCGCCTGAAAGGCGAAACGCCGAATCCTTTGGATCCGCCGGCCGGCTGCCGGTTTTGCAGCCGCTGCATGTACGCCGAAGATATCTGCCGCAGGGAACGGCCGGCACTCCGCGAGGTGGAGCCGGATCATTACGTCGCCTGCCATAAGGTTGAAAAAGACGGGTCTCTGTGA
- a CDS encoding ABC transporter ATP-binding protein codes for MKHLLEVRDLKVSYHSYAGEVQSVRGVNFYVDAGESVAIVGESGCGKSVTARSIMGLIQTPPGEIKAGSEILFEGRNLLEMSKKEWESYRGSGCSIVFQDALAALNPTLTIGRQIAEKIMIHGGGGKQAAYEEAGRLLGLVGIPNPERRLRQYPHEFSGGMRQRAMIAIALACSPKLLIADEPTTALDVTIQADILDLLKKLQKETGMALILITHDLGIVASVSKRIVVMYAGTIVETGSSRDIFYRPKHPYTSALLRAVPRLDIDEEQELESIEGSTPNMLAPPAGCAFAPRCRHCMNICRRLTPPLFEFEENHTASCWLYYSPDAKE; via the coding sequence ATGAAACATTTATTGGAGGTACGCGACTTAAAGGTCTCCTACCACAGCTATGCCGGTGAGGTGCAGTCTGTCCGCGGGGTGAACTTTTACGTGGACGCCGGAGAGTCCGTCGCCATCGTCGGGGAATCCGGCTGCGGAAAATCCGTCACCGCCCGCTCCATCATGGGGTTGATTCAGACGCCGCCGGGCGAAATCAAGGCCGGCAGTGAAATCCTCTTTGAGGGGAGAAACCTGCTGGAAATGAGCAAAAAGGAATGGGAAAGCTACCGCGGAAGCGGCTGTTCCATCGTCTTCCAGGACGCGCTGGCCGCTTTGAACCCGACGCTTACCATCGGCCGCCAGATCGCCGAAAAAATCATGATCCACGGCGGAGGCGGAAAACAGGCGGCCTACGAAGAGGCCGGACGGCTTCTTGGCCTCGTTGGAATCCCGAATCCCGAGAGGCGGCTTCGCCAGTATCCCCACGAGTTTTCCGGCGGCATGCGCCAGCGGGCCATGATCGCCATCGCGTTGGCATGCAGCCCGAAGCTTCTGATTGCCGACGAGCCCACCACGGCTCTCGATGTGACAATCCAGGCCGATATTCTGGATCTTTTAAAGAAGCTCCAGAAGGAGACCGGCATGGCGTTAATTCTCATCACTCATGACCTGGGCATCGTCGCCAGCGTTTCCAAACGGATCGTCGTCATGTACGCCGGAACCATCGTGGAGACAGGGAGCAGCCGCGACATCTTTTACCGCCCGAAGCACCCCTACACCAGCGCCCTGCTGCGCGCCGTGCCGCGCCTTGACATTGACGAAGAACAGGAGCTGGAATCCATCGAGGGAAGCACGCCGAACATGCTGGCGCCGCCCGCCGGCTGTGCTTTTGCACCGCGGTGCAGACACTGCATGAACATCTGCCGGAGGCTTACGCCGCCTCTGTTTGAATTCGAGGAGAATCATACGGCCTCCTGCTGGCTCTATTATTCTCCTGACGCAAAAGAATAG